From a region of the Gossypium raimondii isolate GPD5lz chromosome 10, ASM2569854v1, whole genome shotgun sequence genome:
- the LOC105776808 gene encoding protein RALF-like 33: MGSSRFSFSFLAICAILAIHVAASASSPMLDFGGDHFLPIKSECGGSIAECLMLSGEDSSEFDGEFAMDSEINRRILATRRYISYGALRRNTVPCSRRGASYYNCRPGAQANPYSRGCSRITRCRR; the protein is encoded by the coding sequence ATGGGAAGCTCTAGATTCTCGTTCAGTTTCCTCGCGATTTGCGCAATCCTGGCCATCCACGTGGCGGCTTCCGCTTCGTCTCCCATGCTCGATTTTGGCGGCGACCATTTCCTCCCGATTAAATCGGAGTGCGGTGGATCCATCGCGGAATGCCTGATGCTCAGCGGGGAAGATTCCTCGGAGTTCGACGGCGAGTTCGCCATGGACTCCGAGATCAACAGGCGCATTTTAGCGACGAGGCGTTACATTAGCTACGGTGCGCTGAGGAGAAACACGGTGCCATGTTCGCGACGCGGTGCGTCGTATTATAACTGCCGGCCGGGAGCTCAAGCAAATCCTTACTCACGCGGGTGCAGTAGAATTACACGCTGTCGGcgttag
- the LOC105776809 gene encoding heat shock factor-binding protein isoform X2 has protein sequence MNGDDSVDKKLENETMAAFVQTLLQQIQQRFQTMSDSIIKKIDERGCRIDELEQAINDLKAEMDADKPPSLSVPSLPKDDSNSPKEP, from the exons ATG AATGGGGATGATTCTGTAGATAAGAAACTGGAGAATGAAACAATGGCAGCTTTT GTCCAGACTCTACTTCAACAGATC CAACAAAGGTTCCAAACAATGTCTGACTCCATCATTAAGAAGA TTGATGAGAGGGGCTGCAGGATAGATGAGCTAGAACAAGCCATCAATGATCTCAAAGCAGAGATGGATGCAGATAAGCCTCCTTCTCTTTCGGTTCCGTCCTTGCCGAAGGACGATTCCAATTCGCCCAAAGAACCATAA
- the LOC105776809 gene encoding heat shock factor-binding protein isoform X1: MVADIDAFDSILCCIVFILSYILQNGDDSVDKKLENETMAAFVQTLLQQIQQRFQTMSDSIIKKIDERGCRIDELEQAINDLKAEMDADKPPSLSVPSLPKDDSNSPKEP, from the exons ATGGTAGCAGACATTGATGCCTTTGATAGCATTCTGTGttgtatagtttttattttatcttatattcTGCAGAATGGGGATGATTCTGTAGATAAGAAACTGGAGAATGAAACAATGGCAGCTTTT GTCCAGACTCTACTTCAACAGATC CAACAAAGGTTCCAAACAATGTCTGACTCCATCATTAAGAAGA TTGATGAGAGGGGCTGCAGGATAGATGAGCTAGAACAAGCCATCAATGATCTCAAAGCAGAGATGGATGCAGATAAGCCTCCTTCTCTTTCGGTTCCGTCCTTGCCGAAGGACGATTCCAATTCGCCCAAAGAACCATAA